The nucleotide sequence GACCTCGCCCGTGGGCAGCACACCCGTCAGCTCGGCCCGGTCGCCCCGTGCCACCGAGCCGATGACGGTGCCGCCGCACTCGACCAGCCGGGAGAGCGTCGCGGTCACCGCGTCGGCGGGCAGTTCCACCTCGATCCGGCTGACCGGTTCGAGTACCTCGGTTCCCGCCTCCCGGAGGGCTTCTGCCAGCACGAACGGGGTGATCTTGCGAAAGTCGCCCGCCGCGCTGACCGGGCTGAAGTAACCGGTGTGGGTGACGGTCACCACGCAGTCGACGACCTCCCGGCCGGACGGGCCGCTCCGCAGCGTGGCGTCGACGGTCTCCTCGATGGCCTTGTGGAAGGCGAGCGGGAGGGAGCCGAGTTCGACGTCGAGGCCGAAGGTCAGCCCGGAGCCGGGTGTGCCGGGGCCGACCCGCAGCCCGAGCGTCGCGAAGCACGGATTCCGCTTCTCCGTGATGAACCACACCGAATGCCCGGTGCCGATCGGCCGTTCGACGCAGACCGGCCGGGTGAGGCTGAACGTGACGTCGAGGCCGTGCTGAGCGGCGAGCGTCTCCGCGATGATCTCCTTCTGCACCTCGCCGTAGAGCCGCACCGAGATCCGGCGGGTTTCGTCGTCCTGCCGGACGGTGATCAGTGGATCCTGTTCCGCCAGTTCCCGCAAGGCCGCGAACACCGCAGGCGCTTGCGCGGGCAGGGCGGGACCGACCACGGTTTCCAGGGCGGGCGGCGGAAACCGCGTAGTGACGCCGTCGCCGTCGGGAACGCCGATGAGGTCGCCGATCCCGATCTCCTTGAGCCCGGTGACCTTGGCGATCCGGCCGGCCCGCGCGCGGCCCTCGACGGTCTCGTCGCCGAGTTCGAAGACGTGCACCGCGCTGACCTTCGCCTCCTTCGTGAGTCCTCGGCGATGGAATCGGACGTGGTCCCGCGCGCCGATCTCGCCGGAGAACACGCGGACGTAGGCGATCTTCTCGTGCGCGCGGCCGCGTTCGATCTTGAACACGGTGGCGCGCAACCGGTCGTCCGGCACCGGTTTCACCGCTCCGGCAAGGAATTCGCGGATACCGGAGGTGAGTTCGGCGATTCCCTCGCCGCTGCGCGCGGAGCCGAAGAAGACGGGGGAGACGAGGCCGAGCCGGGTCTGCCGGACGACTTCGCCCCGATAGTCCTCGGCCGTCAGCGTGTCTTCGAGATAAGCGGCGAGGAAGGCATCACTGTGCTCGGCCAGCCGTTCGGCCGTCCCCGCCGACAGGGAGGACGGCCGGACTTTCGCGCTCGCCGTGCCGATGCCGTCGACTTCGGACATCGGCACGCAGGCGACGCCGAGACGCTCGGCGAGATCGGTGAGGAGGCCGTCGTACCGGGCGCCCGCCCGGTCGACCTTGTTGACGAAGATCAGCACGGGGATCCGCAGGCGGGCGAGCGCGCGCATGAGCACGCGGGTCTGCGCCTGCACTCCCTCGACGGCGGAAACGACAAGAACGACGCCGTCGAGCACTCGCAGCGCACGTTCGACCTCGGCGATGAAGTCCGGGTGGCCGGGCGTGTCGATCAGGTTGACGCGCAGGTCACCGACGCGGAAGGCCACGACGGCCGAGCGGATCGTGATGCCGCGACGGCGTTCCAGCTCCATCGTGTCGGTGTGGGTGTTCCCGGCGTCGACGCGGCCGAGGGTGCGGATGGCACCGGTGTGATGGAGCAGGCGCTCCGTCAGGCTCGTCTTACCGGCGTCGACATGGGCGAGGACGCCCAGGTTCAGGTACTCCATGGATGAACGGCTCCAGGGCTGTCGAAAGGTCCATACGGCTCGAGGACTCGACAGCTCGGCGCACGCCGTTCTCCTTCTTTCCGGGAAAGCACCTGGTCGGGCCGGACGTTAGCAGCGTGTTTCCGGCCGGTCACGCGATTTACGGCCCGGCGTTGACTTGTGGCGCTCCGTGGGCTGTAATTCTTGAACATTTCAGCGCAAGAACATGACAAGAGCCATCGACCTGACTTCGCGCCACGCCTGGCTTTACGGCCACGAAGCCTCTCCGCAGAACTCTCCGGGAGCCGGGCCCGCTCGGCACATCTACGACGAGGCCAGCCTGCTGCTCGGCGCGACCGTGCCCGCCGGGCACAAGATCAAGCTGCAGAAGGACGCTGGCAACGGCTTGAACTACGCGATCGACTTCGTGAACCTCGAGCTGGCCACCGCGGCCGCGAACCCCGATCCGGCGCGCTATGCCGTCCCGGCCGGGTTCACCCAGCAGGACGTGCAGGCCGCGCTGGACAAGGTCCGCCAGGATCCGAACCTCACCGGTGTCTTCCTGCCGCCGGGGCAGTACCCGATGACGAGCAAGGTCACCGTGTACGGCAAGCCGGTCACGGTGCTCGGCGCCGGGCCGTGGTTCACGAGGTTCACCGCGCCGAGCGGGCAGGAGAACACCGACATCG is from Amycolatopsis lurida and encodes:
- a CDS encoding elongation factor G; protein product: MEYLNLGVLAHVDAGKTSLTERLLHHTGAIRTLGRVDAGNTHTDTMELERRRGITIRSAVVAFRVGDLRVNLIDTPGHPDFIAEVERALRVLDGVVLVVSAVEGVQAQTRVLMRALARLRIPVLIFVNKVDRAGARYDGLLTDLAERLGVACVPMSEVDGIGTASAKVRPSSLSAGTAERLAEHSDAFLAAYLEDTLTAEDYRGEVVRQTRLGLVSPVFFGSARSGEGIAELTSGIREFLAGAVKPVPDDRLRATVFKIERGRAHEKIAYVRVFSGEIGARDHVRFHRRGLTKEAKVSAVHVFELGDETVEGRARAGRIAKVTGLKEIGIGDLIGVPDGDGVTTRFPPPALETVVGPALPAQAPAVFAALRELAEQDPLITVRQDDETRRISVRLYGEVQKEIIAETLAAQHGLDVTFSLTRPVCVERPIGTGHSVWFITEKRNPCFATLGLRVGPGTPGSGLTFGLDVELGSLPLAFHKAIEETVDATLRSGPSGREVVDCVVTVTHTGYFSPVSAAGDFRKITPFVLAEALREAGTEVLEPVSRIEVELPADAVTATLSRLVECGGTVIGSVARGDRAELTGVLPTGEVARFEQRLPGLTRGEGLMSTEPAGHRPRVSPNRSMPG